From Maribacter dokdonensis DSW-8, the proteins below share one genomic window:
- a CDS encoding RagB/SusD family nutrient uptake outer membrane protein has protein sequence MKSTKIIFSTFALFTALVIINACSENDLELVNPNGLSPDTFFKTEAQVQSAVNAAYANLQTRGLYSRHMFFSQDNMSHENDGNPQLEADKRQYLDFSFDSSHGPIADYWESCYRGINKANFVIGNEEAINAIDEGLVSNATKQKFIGEAKFLRALYNFLLVTRFGDMPLITEIPTTTVGVAKSTADEVYALIISDLQAASSSLLDKSEEDNGRATKGAAIALLGKVYLYRGEHALALAEFNKISGYSLEPNYFDNFTEETEHGVESIFEIEYDDALGASAKWDSSVTGAGPNEATFRGQEYGFNDWFNVFPSNDLLDEFEDGDARYAGSFYSVGDTFAGGVVTAEMLTAGDQRRAGWKKYQNYYKDANEDQESGINFKYLRYADVLLMKAECENEVGSQDNAIDLINEVRERATLDDLPYGLSKAEVFEAIVHERKVELAGEQVRFNDILRWNLTDTELAGTNFQTGKNELWPIPDREISSNENITAADQNPGY, from the coding sequence ATGAAATCGACAAAAATAATTTTTTCAACATTCGCGCTATTCACCGCTTTGGTGATCATAAATGCGTGTAGCGAAAATGATCTGGAACTGGTAAACCCTAACGGTCTATCCCCAGATACATTTTTTAAGACAGAAGCCCAAGTTCAATCTGCCGTCAATGCGGCATATGCAAATTTGCAAACTCGAGGACTTTACAGCAGACATATGTTTTTCTCACAAGACAACATGTCTCATGAAAATGATGGTAATCCGCAATTAGAAGCGGACAAAAGGCAGTATTTAGATTTCTCCTTTGATTCTAGCCACGGTCCTATTGCAGACTACTGGGAAAGTTGCTATAGAGGCATCAACAAAGCAAATTTTGTAATTGGTAATGAAGAAGCTATCAACGCCATAGATGAAGGCTTGGTTAGTAACGCTACCAAGCAAAAGTTTATTGGTGAAGCTAAATTTTTACGTGCGCTATATAACTTTCTTTTGGTAACCAGATTTGGAGACATGCCTTTAATTACTGAAATACCTACAACTACGGTTGGGGTTGCCAAGTCAACTGCCGATGAAGTTTATGCGTTGATCATATCAGATTTACAGGCAGCCTCCTCTAGTTTACTGGACAAAAGTGAAGAAGATAATGGTAGAGCTACCAAAGGTGCAGCCATCGCACTATTAGGCAAAGTATACCTATACAGAGGAGAACATGCTTTGGCATTAGCAGAATTCAATAAAATTTCGGGCTACTCACTAGAACCAAATTATTTTGACAATTTCACGGAGGAAACCGAACATGGTGTAGAATCTATCTTTGAAATTGAATATGATGATGCTTTGGGGGCAAGTGCAAAATGGGACTCATCGGTTACGGGTGCAGGTCCAAACGAAGCTACTTTTAGAGGTCAAGAATATGGTTTTAATGATTGGTTCAATGTTTTTCCATCAAATGATTTGTTAGATGAGTTTGAAGATGGCGATGCAAGATATGCCGGTAGTTTTTATTCTGTAGGCGATACGTTTGCTGGCGGAGTGGTTACAGCCGAAATGTTGACTGCTGGTGACCAAAGAAGAGCTGGTTGGAAAAAATACCAGAACTATTACAAAGATGCCAACGAAGATCAAGAGTCTGGCATAAACTTTAAATATTTACGCTATGCAGATGTGTTATTGATGAAAGCTGAATGTGAAAACGAAGTAGGTTCTCAAGATAATGCTATTGACTTGATCAATGAAGTTCGTGAAAGAGCAACATTGGATGATTTGCCATACGGTCTTTCTAAAGCTGAAGTGTTTGAGGCTATTGTTCATGAAAGAAAAGTTGAATTGGCAGGAGAGCAAGTACGTTTTAATGACATTTTAAGATGGAATTTGACCGACACAGAATTGGCAGGGACTAATTTTCAAACCGGAAAAAATGAGCTTTGGCCCATACCGGATAGAGAAATATCCTCAAATGAAAACATAACGGCGGCAGACCAGAATCCTGGTTATTAA
- a CDS encoding LptF/LptG family permease yields the protein MFIFIFQTIWLFIDDLAGKGLDIVIIGKFLFYLMPDLTEKVLPLTVLLSSILTFGSIAENYEFAAMKASGISLQRSMLSLIIFVTVLGGVTFFFANNVIPLSQRKIYNLRRNIAKVKPAAVVAEGVFSDFEGMNIKVDEKYGENDRFLKNVIIHTKSANNVNTRVIKSKTGELISSEDSDIIQLVLKDGHLYEDVQTKSSENKMKFPFAQADFDTYTMNIEIPEINNDDLEEERDISTDKMKNISRLKKDIDSLRGDNFRIVRAFSKNIEGRTGMFTPLMPKNKDSTKSDMVRKKDSIIENKALQAKQNTAFQDSITDNFLVLFPDWQQIQILSSAKNATSSILGTVSGKKEELQKRYKIYNMHILSLHNKYALAFSCIILFFVGAPLGAIIRKGGLGLPMVIAIVLFLIYYFIGVFAGNYAKEGNIHPMLGAWLSTLIMLPLGVYLTKRATEDKGMMDFGFIADFFKKLFKKKDKAEA from the coding sequence ATGTTCATCTTCATATTTCAAACGATTTGGCTTTTTATTGATGATTTAGCCGGTAAAGGTCTAGACATTGTTATTATAGGTAAATTTCTATTTTACCTAATGCCAGATCTTACAGAAAAGGTTCTACCATTAACAGTACTGTTATCATCTATTTTAACATTTGGTTCAATTGCCGAAAATTATGAGTTCGCTGCCATGAAAGCCTCAGGTATTTCACTGCAACGGTCCATGTTAAGCTTAATCATTTTTGTAACAGTTTTAGGCGGAGTAACCTTTTTCTTTGCCAATAATGTTATTCCTCTTTCGCAACGAAAAATATACAATCTACGTAGAAACATAGCTAAGGTAAAACCAGCCGCAGTTGTAGCAGAAGGTGTCTTTAGTGATTTTGAAGGTATGAATATTAAGGTTGATGAAAAATACGGTGAAAATGACCGGTTTTTAAAGAACGTCATTATTCATACAAAATCTGCAAATAACGTGAACACCAGAGTTATTAAGTCTAAAACCGGCGAATTGATCAGTAGCGAAGACTCTGACATTATACAGCTAGTATTAAAAGACGGGCATCTATATGAAGACGTACAGACCAAGAGCAGTGAAAATAAAATGAAATTCCCTTTTGCTCAAGCAGATTTTGATACGTACACTATGAATATTGAAATTCCTGAGATCAATAACGATGACCTTGAGGAAGAAAGAGATATTAGTACCGATAAAATGAAGAATATATCCCGACTAAAAAAGGATATCGATTCTTTACGAGGAGATAATTTTAGAATTGTACGCGCGTTTTCTAAAAATATTGAAGGAAGAACAGGAATGTTTACACCTTTAATGCCCAAAAACAAAGATTCTACCAAATCTGACATGGTTAGAAAAAAAGACTCCATTATAGAAAACAAAGCATTACAGGCAAAACAAAATACAGCCTTTCAAGATTCTATAACGGATAACTTTTTAGTCCTATTTCCAGATTGGCAACAAATACAGATTTTAAGCAGCGCTAAAAACGCTACTAGCAGCATTTTAGGTACCGTAAGTGGAAAGAAAGAAGAATTACAGAAGCGGTATAAAATTTACAACATGCATATACTTTCCTTACATAATAAATATGCATTGGCTTTTTCATGTATCATATTGTTCTTTGTAGGTGCCCCATTAGGCGCTATTATAAGAAAGGGTGGCTTAGGGTTACCAATGGTCATCGCCATTGTACTTTTCCTTATTTATTATTTCATTGGTGTATTCGCCGGAAATTACGCAAAAGAAGGAAACATTCATCCAATGTTGGGGGCGTGGTTATCAACACTTATAATGCTTCCGTTGGGAGTGTATTTGACCAAAAGAGCTACCGAAGATAAGGGAATGATGGATTTTGGTTTCATAGCCGATTTCTTCAAAAAATTATTTAAGAAAAAAGATAAAGCTGAAGCTTAA
- the ribB gene encoding 3,4-dihydroxy-2-butanone-4-phosphate synthase, whose protein sequence is MKDLSDIKLNSIEEAIADIRAGKVIIVVDDENRENEGDFLAAAELATPETVNFMATHGRGLICAPLTEGRCKDLGLHMMVSTNTDPLETAFTVSVDLRGKGVTTGISAGDRSKTVIALTESDTKPHDLARPGHIFPLVAKEGGVLRRTGHTEAAIDFARLAGLKPAGIIVEIMNEDGTMARLPELVNVAKKFDLKIVSIEDLVAYRMEHDSLINKETDFNITTRFGEFRLRAYKQTTNNHVHIALTKGTWSSDDKILTRINSTLINNDILGTLTHNPDEQLEQMFQKINDEGKGAIVFINQDSESMNLLSRLKELKELQKQGVQKAPKIEMDNRDFGIGAQILHDLGIHKMKLMTNSTQAKRVGIVGYGLEIVEYVSY, encoded by the coding sequence ATGAAAGATTTGAGTGATATTAAATTGAATAGTATTGAAGAAGCGATTGCAGACATACGCGCCGGTAAAGTAATTATCGTTGTAGATGATGAAAATCGTGAAAATGAAGGAGATTTTTTAGCTGCAGCCGAATTGGCCACACCAGAAACGGTCAATTTTATGGCTACACACGGTAGAGGTCTAATCTGTGCACCACTTACCGAAGGTCGCTGCAAAGACTTAGGTCTACACATGATGGTAAGTACCAATACCGACCCTTTAGAAACGGCTTTTACCGTCTCCGTAGATTTAAGAGGTAAAGGAGTTACTACGGGCATATCTGCCGGTGACCGTTCAAAAACGGTTATAGCCTTGACTGAGAGCGATACCAAACCGCATGATTTAGCAAGACCAGGGCATATATTTCCATTAGTTGCCAAAGAAGGTGGTGTATTAAGAAGAACAGGACATACAGAAGCCGCTATAGACTTTGCAAGATTGGCCGGATTAAAACCTGCCGGAATTATCGTTGAGATAATGAATGAAGATGGTACTATGGCACGTTTGCCAGAACTAGTAAATGTTGCCAAAAAATTCGACTTAAAAATTGTTTCCATAGAAGACCTTGTTGCTTACCGAATGGAACATGACAGTCTAATCAATAAAGAAACCGATTTCAATATTACAACCCGTTTTGGTGAGTTTAGATTAAGGGCATATAAGCAAACCACCAACAATCATGTTCATATTGCACTAACAAAGGGTACATGGTCATCTGACGATAAGATTTTGACGAGAATAAACTCTACGTTGATCAATAATGATATTCTTGGAACCTTAACCCATAATCCAGATGAGCAGCTAGAACAGATGTTTCAAAAAATTAATGATGAAGGCAAAGGTGCCATAGTATTCATTAATCAAGATTCAGAATCAATGAACCTACTTTCAAGGTTAAAAGAGCTTAAAGAATTACAAAAACAAGGTGTTCAAAAAGCTCCAAAAATTGAAATGGACAATAGAGACTTTGGTATAGGAGCCCAAATACTACATGATCTAGGTATTCATAAAATGAAATTAATGACCAATAGCACCCAAGCTAAACGTGTAGGCATTGTTGGCTACGGATTGGAAATTGTAGAGTATGTATCTTATTAA
- a CDS encoding SusC/RagA family TonB-linked outer membrane protein produces the protein MTKLKMTFIAFIAMLGQLAHSQTSTVSGVVSDETGTPLPGASVVVTGTTNGTQTDFDGNFTLSNVPSNGTLSISYIGYVSQQISINGQSSITVSMEIDAQALDEVVVVGYGAQSRAAVTGAISSVKSEDLNAVPVANATEALQGRAAGISVVNTGAPGSEPSITIRGLGTFGNNSPLFVVDGVIVGNLSGINQNDIETINVLKDASTTAVYGAQGSNGVIIVTTKKGKSGKTQLSFNAHTGFQQNNQRYDVLNTEQYLQYASDAWGIVPNTPSSTSGLNTNWQDEIYTTGLIRSYDMAASGGSETSNFRISGGYFEREGIIIETGFQRYSFRANSDFTFGKLKLGQNMSINFNKQNPDPTGIGDRSLLEHAIKAAPYLSVYNSNNLGGFQGPNSAGDGQDAENPVRILKHGNAVNNTFALVGNIFAEYDIIEGLKFKSQVGLDYYKGTSDRFIPSYNDDSLGGTHQQAFASITKNNSAGQTIIFTNSLTYNTTFGDAHNFEALLLSEKFESQGTSLNANSRNSVSDEIDELSNEDSSLQSTSFEYNRLGFLGRLNYNYDDKYIAAVSLRRDASAKFGANNRWGWFSSYALGWNIAKENFMENTNVSTLKLRGSLGYSGNDRIDNYLYSATLVNNFLYPIAGSNAVGTTAFGLENPDLKWEETRQLNVGVDLGFANDKFTAALEYYENRSDDLLIRVPTSTSLGINEGSQVRNVGSVETTGFELSLGFNDFEGDFKWSANLNLSTSSNEALSLGGVDELVGGNFENQNITRVVKGESLFHFFGLVTDGIYQNQAEVDAVFTANPDQTTVQPGDIRFKDLNNDGDITSEDRAIIGDPLPDLTYGLNLSADYKNWDFNMFWTGIYGRDLYNTNIYDLEGMPRLFNSGVSVLDRWTPTNPSTTIPRAGGAPQNLQLSDRFVEDGSFSRLKNLTIGYTIPSNAFGSELFSKFRIYVSGQNLITITDYSGLDPEVGNGDLFEYGIDRGAYPQPKTYLIGLQVSF, from the coding sequence ATGACTAAACTCAAAATGACATTCATTGCATTTATTGCAATGTTGGGGCAATTGGCCCACTCACAAACTTCTACCGTATCTGGTGTAGTTTCTGATGAAACAGGGACTCCGCTCCCTGGAGCATCGGTTGTGGTGACGGGTACAACAAATGGTACACAAACTGATTTTGATGGTAATTTCACATTATCCAACGTACCATCTAACGGTACATTATCCATTAGTTACATTGGCTACGTTTCTCAACAAATTTCTATCAACGGGCAATCTTCCATTACTGTATCAATGGAAATAGATGCTCAAGCTTTAGATGAAGTTGTAGTCGTTGGTTATGGCGCACAAAGTAGGGCTGCAGTAACAGGAGCCATATCTAGCGTAAAATCCGAAGATTTAAATGCAGTTCCCGTTGCTAATGCCACGGAAGCCTTACAAGGTCGTGCTGCAGGTATTTCTGTTGTAAATACAGGTGCACCAGGTTCAGAGCCATCAATCACTATTAGAGGTCTGGGAACCTTTGGCAATAACTCTCCATTATTTGTTGTTGATGGTGTAATTGTAGGAAACCTATCAGGCATAAACCAAAACGACATTGAAACCATTAACGTATTAAAAGATGCGTCAACCACTGCCGTATACGGTGCACAAGGTTCTAACGGTGTTATTATCGTAACTACTAAAAAAGGAAAAAGTGGTAAAACACAATTATCTTTTAATGCACATACCGGTTTTCAGCAGAACAACCAACGTTATGATGTTCTGAATACAGAACAATATTTACAATATGCAAGTGACGCTTGGGGCATAGTACCTAATACACCTTCTTCTACATCAGGTTTAAACACCAATTGGCAAGATGAGATTTACACCACAGGTCTAATTAGAAGCTATGATATGGCTGCCTCTGGCGGTAGTGAAACAAGTAATTTTAGAATTTCAGGTGGTTATTTTGAAAGAGAAGGTATCATTATCGAAACTGGTTTTCAGAGATATTCTTTTAGAGCAAATAGCGACTTCACCTTTGGCAAACTAAAATTAGGTCAAAACATGTCGATCAATTTCAATAAGCAAAATCCTGATCCAACCGGTATTGGTGATCGTTCACTTTTAGAGCATGCAATTAAAGCTGCCCCCTATTTATCTGTTTACAACTCTAACAACTTAGGAGGTTTCCAAGGACCAAATAGTGCGGGTGACGGACAAGATGCAGAAAACCCAGTGAGAATATTAAAGCATGGTAATGCCGTTAATAACACTTTTGCATTGGTAGGTAACATTTTTGCAGAGTATGATATTATAGAAGGATTGAAGTTTAAATCGCAGGTTGGTTTAGATTATTACAAAGGAACAAGTGATAGATTTATACCTTCTTACAATGATGACAGTTTAGGTGGTACCCATCAGCAAGCTTTCGCATCTATTACCAAAAACAACTCGGCAGGACAAACTATAATTTTCACCAATAGCTTAACATACAACACTACATTTGGCGATGCCCACAATTTTGAGGCATTATTACTTTCAGAAAAATTTGAAAGTCAAGGCACCAGTTTAAATGCCAATAGTAGAAATTCTGTTTCAGATGAAATAGATGAACTTTCTAATGAAGATTCTAGTTTACAGAGTACTTCATTTGAGTATAACAGATTGGGTTTTCTAGGGAGATTAAACTACAACTACGATGACAAATACATTGCCGCAGTTTCTTTAAGACGTGATGCATCAGCCAAATTTGGGGCGAATAATCGTTGGGGATGGTTTTCCTCATATGCCTTAGGATGGAACATTGCAAAAGAGAATTTCATGGAAAACACCAATGTTAGCACCTTAAAATTAAGAGGTAGTTTAGGATACTCTGGTAATGACCGTATTGATAACTACCTATACAGTGCCACGTTGGTCAACAACTTCCTATATCCTATTGCTGGTTCCAATGCTGTTGGCACTACAGCCTTCGGACTTGAAAATCCTGATTTAAAATGGGAAGAAACAAGACAACTTAACGTTGGTGTAGATTTAGGTTTTGCAAACGACAAGTTTACTGCAGCTCTTGAATATTATGAAAATAGAAGTGACGATCTTCTAATTAGAGTGCCTACCTCTACATCTTTGGGTATTAATGAAGGTAGTCAAGTAAGAAATGTTGGATCTGTTGAAACTACAGGTTTTGAACTGAGCTTAGGGTTCAATGACTTTGAAGGCGACTTTAAATGGTCTGCAAACTTAAACCTTTCTACAAGCTCAAACGAAGCATTATCGTTAGGCGGTGTAGATGAACTAGTTGGCGGTAATTTTGAAAACCAGAATATTACAAGAGTTGTAAAGGGCGAATCTTTATTTCACTTCTTTGGTCTAGTTACAGATGGTATTTATCAAAACCAAGCTGAAGTGGACGCTGTATTTACTGCAAACCCAGATCAAACTACGGTACAGCCGGGCGATATTAGGTTTAAAGATTTAAATAACGATGGCGACATTACATCAGAAGACAGGGCAATTATTGGTGATCCATTACCAGATCTTACTTATGGTCTAAACTTAAGTGCTGATTATAAAAACTGGGATTTCAATATGTTCTGGACAGGAATTTATGGAAGAGACCTTTACAACACCAACATCTATGACCTAGAGGGTATGCCAAGGTTATTTAACTCAGGCGTAAGTGTATTGGATAGGTGGACACCGACTAACCCGTCAACAACTATTCCTAGAGCAGGCGGAGCTCCACAAAACCTACAATTATCCGATCGTTTTGTAGAAGATGGTTCTTTTTCCAGATTAAAGAACTTGACCATTGGTTATACCATACCTAGCAATGCATTTGGTAGTGAACTATTCTCAAAGTTTAGAATCTATGTAAGTGGTCAAAACTTAATAACTATAACAGACTACTCGGGCTTAGATCCAGAAGTTGGTAATGGTGATTTATTCGAGTATGGTATTGATAGAGGTGCCTATCCACAGCCTAAGACTTACTTAATAGGTTTACAAGTATCATTTTAA
- a CDS encoding thioredoxin domain-containing protein, which yields MMFKNWILVFVFTGALLACKNQNKNTDLSTESENHQFTNELIKETSPYLLQHAHNPVNWKPWSSEAFKKAADENKLVVLSVGYSTCHWCHVMEEESFEDLEVAKLMNEKFVSIKVDREERPDLDMVYQTALQLVNGTGGWPMNAIIMPNGSPVFLGTYHEKENWKNILLKFSTEYEKNPEKMHEYATMLSEGVQEVYNQPANQIANAISPNIIENGISSWSSLWDNEWGGNQGEQKFILPTNLIMLLDYAVLEQDENAKNHVLKTLNSVVHGGIYDHVDGGFFRYSTDHMWKVPHFEKMLYDNAQLINLLSKAYKLTGNEEFKVAVEETFKFLHTEMRNEQGGYFSAMDADTDGEEGLYYIWKKDELQDLLQNDFELFAQYYGIVDGEVWEDGNFVLYNKISKNEFLQTNTLNEEQLNEKLGKWKKLLNQARQKRTKPKKDYKILTSWNALLIDGYLEAYKAFGDDNYLNEAISVYNYLTANNYTNGQLVHSYTKDSKQREVFLEDFAFLAKSAFSLFEVTMETKYLDLSKELMQNAEQKYKSNSVLYYYNIANDLVPSIINTSDGVVPSANAIMAQNFLKIGHLEYNTDYLKKAETMGALVTSDFENHAVSYGAWGSLLLQQAYPYYEIVIVGENAEQLLSQMSKTYIANTILVGSKSESEISLFKDRYIDEDTFIYVCQNNTCKLPVKTIDEGFQQMVSFGYKGFKGSN from the coding sequence ATGATGTTTAAAAATTGGATTTTAGTGTTCGTTTTTACAGGTGCTTTATTAGCATGTAAAAATCAAAATAAGAATACAGATTTAAGTACGGAGAGTGAAAATCACCAATTCACCAATGAACTAATAAAGGAGACCAGTCCTTATTTATTACAACATGCTCATAATCCTGTAAATTGGAAACCATGGTCATCTGAAGCTTTTAAAAAAGCGGCAGATGAAAATAAACTCGTAGTCTTAAGCGTGGGGTACTCTACTTGTCATTGGTGTCATGTTATGGAGGAGGAGTCTTTTGAAGACTTGGAGGTCGCCAAATTAATGAATGAGAAGTTTGTGAGTATTAAGGTGGATCGTGAAGAACGGCCAGATTTGGACATGGTGTACCAAACGGCTCTTCAACTGGTCAATGGTACTGGTGGGTGGCCAATGAATGCCATTATTATGCCCAATGGGAGCCCTGTTTTTTTGGGTACTTACCATGAAAAGGAGAATTGGAAAAATATTCTTCTAAAATTCAGTACCGAATATGAAAAGAACCCGGAGAAAATGCATGAATATGCCACTATGCTTTCAGAAGGTGTTCAGGAGGTGTATAATCAACCTGCAAATCAAATAGCTAATGCTATATCGCCAAACATAATTGAAAACGGTATATCTAGCTGGTCTAGTTTATGGGATAATGAGTGGGGAGGAAACCAAGGGGAGCAAAAATTTATATTGCCTACCAACTTGATAATGTTGTTAGATTATGCCGTGCTAGAACAAGATGAAAATGCTAAAAATCATGTGCTTAAGACATTGAACAGTGTAGTGCATGGTGGAATTTATGACCATGTGGATGGTGGATTTTTTAGATACAGTACCGATCATATGTGGAAAGTTCCTCATTTTGAGAAAATGTTATATGATAATGCACAATTGATTAACCTGTTATCTAAGGCGTATAAACTTACAGGTAATGAAGAATTTAAAGTGGCAGTAGAGGAGACCTTTAAATTTTTACATACCGAAATGAGAAACGAGCAAGGGGGCTACTTTAGCGCTATGGATGCAGATACCGATGGGGAAGAGGGCTTGTATTATATCTGGAAGAAAGATGAATTGCAAGATTTGCTTCAAAATGATTTTGAGCTCTTTGCCCAATACTATGGAATTGTAGATGGTGAAGTTTGGGAAGATGGGAATTTTGTATTGTACAATAAAATTTCAAAAAATGAATTTTTACAGACTAATACATTAAATGAAGAACAGCTGAATGAAAAACTTGGAAAATGGAAGAAACTTCTAAATCAAGCAAGACAGAAAAGAACAAAGCCAAAAAAGGATTATAAAATATTGACCTCATGGAATGCTCTTTTAATTGATGGTTATTTGGAAGCTTATAAAGCATTTGGCGATGATAATTATTTAAACGAGGCTATTTCCGTTTATAATTATCTCACAGCTAATAATTATACCAATGGTCAATTGGTACATTCTTATACGAAAGATAGTAAGCAGCGAGAAGTGTTTTTAGAGGATTTCGCGTTTCTAGCAAAGAGTGCATTCTCTTTATTTGAAGTGACAATGGAAACCAAGTATTTGGATCTTTCAAAGGAGCTGATGCAAAATGCAGAACAGAAATACAAAAGCAATTCGGTATTATATTACTATAATATAGCTAATGACTTGGTTCCTAGTATCATTAATACTTCAGATGGTGTTGTGCCTTCCGCCAATGCCATAATGGCTCAGAACTTTCTAAAAATTGGTCATTTGGAGTATAACACCGACTATTTGAAAAAAGCAGAAACCATGGGTGCATTGGTAACTTCAGATTTTGAGAACCATGCCGTTAGTTATGGTGCCTGGGGCTCTTTGCTTTTGCAGCAAGCATATCCTTATTATGAAATTGTAATAGTTGGTGAGAATGCTGAACAATTGTTATCGCAAATGAGCAAGACCTATATTGCCAACACCATATTGGTGGGAAGTAAATCGGAAAGTGAAATTTCTTTGTTTAAGGATCGCTATATTGATGAGGATACGTTTATATATGTATGTCAAAATAACACCTGTAAACTACCGGTAAAGACAATCGATGAAGGGTTTCAGCAAATGGTTTCGTTTGGATATAAAGGATTTAAGGGGAGCAACTAA
- a CDS encoding DegT/DnrJ/EryC1/StrS family aminotransferase: protein MPGFELFGEKEKSQVQDVLDSGVLMRYGFDGMRNNHWKALELEAALAKRMNARYAQLVSSGTAALTVALASAGVGAGDEVIMPTFTFVASFESILAIGAVPILVDVDDTLTLDPVAVENAITEKTKVVMPVHMCGSMADLKALKAICDKHDFLLLEDACQAIGGSFDGKPLGSYGDLGCFSFDYVKTITCGEGGAVITNNEKYKTNADHYSDHGHDHVGNNRGTEEHPFLGYNYRISELNAAVGCAQIERLDDFLAIQEKHYAIIREELSVLPNIEFRRVPVGGVENYSFISFFLPTAELAKKAHTALGDAGVDACFYWFDNNWHYYKKWEHLTYKRSLGKLPQEVVNQLPDYSNSDFSKSDAWVGRTISCLIKLSWTGEQVAERAATMKQVLAKFA, encoded by the coding sequence ATGCCAGGTTTTGAGTTGTTTGGGGAAAAGGAAAAAAGTCAAGTTCAAGATGTTTTGGATTCAGGGGTATTAATGCGTTATGGTTTTGACGGTATGCGTAACAACCATTGGAAGGCTTTAGAACTGGAAGCTGCACTGGCAAAACGAATGAATGCAAGATATGCACAGCTGGTAAGTAGTGGTACCGCAGCATTAACGGTGGCCCTGGCGAGTGCGGGTGTAGGAGCGGGAGATGAGGTGATTATGCCAACTTTTACATTTGTGGCTAGTTTTGAGTCTATTTTGGCTATTGGGGCCGTACCTATTTTAGTTGATGTGGATGATACCTTGACCTTAGATCCGGTTGCCGTTGAGAATGCAATAACTGAGAAAACAAAGGTGGTGATGCCGGTACATATGTGTGGTTCTATGGCGGATCTAAAGGCATTAAAAGCTATTTGTGATAAACATGATTTTCTATTGTTAGAAGATGCTTGCCAGGCAATAGGAGGTAGCTTTGACGGAAAGCCCTTGGGTAGTTATGGTGATTTGGGTTGTTTTTCTTTTGATTATGTAAAAACGATTACTTGTGGTGAAGGCGGGGCCGTTATCACCAACAATGAAAAATATAAAACCAATGCAGATCATTACTCAGATCATGGTCACGATCATGTAGGAAATAATAGAGGTACTGAAGAACATCCTTTTTTAGGTTATAATTATAGAATTTCTGAATTGAACGCGGCCGTAGGGTGCGCGCAAATAGAACGCTTAGATGATTTCTTGGCCATACAGGAAAAACATTATGCAATAATAAGGGAAGAACTTAGTGTTCTGCCAAATATTGAGTTTAGAAGAGTACCGGTTGGGGGCGTAGAGAATTATTCGTTTATATCGTTCTTTCTACCAACTGCGGAATTGGCAAAAAAAGCACACACAGCATTGGGCGATGCAGGTGTAGATGCCTGTTTTTATTGGTTTGATAATAATTGGCATTACTATAAAAAATGGGAGCATTTAACTTATAAAAGATCTTTAGGTAAATTACCTCAAGAGGTTGTTAACCAGTTGCCTGACTACTCAAATTCTGATTTTTCAAAATCGGATGCTTGGGTAGGTAGAACCATTTCTTGCCTCATCAAATTGAGTTGGACAGGCGAACAGGTGGCTGAACGTGCGGCAACAATGAAACAAGTATTGGCAAAGTTTGCTTAA